The following are from one region of the Sandaracinus amylolyticus genome:
- a CDS encoding putative metal-binding motif-containing protein — translation MRVTSDLAVPGEIDALEIDVRGGSTGATVERDVALHGGWPQTLSVRPGEMESGEVTITVTATRGGAFVVRRVIGSAFVPGVERVVDVELGGACRDVRCDEGVDCVAGRCETPTRDGGPDDAGRSDAGMRDAATCGSDGDCDDSVGCTIDRCTDGACENVPDDTTCAVGATCDPVEGCPPRACDGDDACDDDRACNGMERCVDGECALGTAVDCDDADACTDDVCDEAMRGECVHRTRDADGDRAGDATCAMIGEVPADDCDDTNPEVFPGAPEICNGIDDDCEGGCDESFTCCRGETGSCDTTCGTTGTRVCTATCGWSVCSPPAETCNAVDDDCNGGVDDVFACVRGASQPCTTACGSTGERTCGDDCTWSACVAPDDVCNGRDDDCDASTDESFECVSGTTTACTTTCGTAGSRACDASCALGACTPPAEGCNGIDDDCDGDTDETVECSVGAMEACTTSCGSTGSRACSASCTWSACTPPTETCNGNDDDCDGRIDETFTCVPGATGTCSTGCSTTGTRVCSASCTWGACTPPVEACNGADDNCDTRCDETFACCAGSAGTCTTSCGTTGSRTCSAACGWSTCSPPAEACNGVDDDCNGACDDGFTCCAGRTGACTTSCGSTGSRTCAGDCSWGSCAAPPEACGGGDDDCDTRVDEGFACSPGATGPCTTSCGTAGTRSCGADCAWGTCTPPAEACNGVDDNCNGLTDEGCGACVGCTGAIAVSGAGGRYDVMLSSSSHSGTCGGTGAEGVLTFTLSSASDVFITTHGSAVDTVLYVRNCYCNGAERACNDDADGRTSSALRLTNLPAGTYQVFVDTRSAASGTIPVDVYITPPGTQSDRCGNPSAILPGATTLSGDTCAFTADYVNASVTDCDYTGTGASRERVYYFVVPGTTSRTVSFSGCTGGTSFDSTLYVRSVCSDASVTAQRMCNDDGCSGSGCSGGLRSSISATLAPGLYYLFVDGYQSGSSDCPCGAYSLSISGL, via the coding sequence GTGCGCGTGACCTCGGACCTCGCGGTGCCGGGGGAGATCGACGCGCTCGAGATCGACGTGCGCGGTGGCTCGACGGGCGCGACGGTCGAGCGCGACGTGGCGCTGCACGGGGGCTGGCCGCAGACGCTCTCGGTGCGGCCCGGCGAGATGGAGTCGGGCGAGGTGACGATCACCGTGACCGCGACGCGCGGCGGCGCGTTCGTGGTGCGGCGGGTGATCGGCTCGGCGTTCGTGCCGGGCGTCGAGCGCGTGGTGGACGTCGAGCTCGGCGGCGCGTGCCGCGACGTGCGGTGCGACGAGGGCGTCGACTGCGTCGCAGGGCGCTGCGAGACGCCGACGCGCGACGGAGGCCCGGACGACGCCGGGCGCAGCGACGCGGGCATGCGCGACGCCGCGACGTGTGGCTCCGACGGCGACTGCGACGACTCGGTCGGCTGCACGATCGATCGCTGCACCGACGGCGCGTGCGAGAACGTGCCCGACGACACGACCTGCGCGGTCGGCGCGACCTGCGATCCGGTCGAGGGCTGCCCGCCGCGCGCGTGCGACGGCGACGACGCGTGCGACGACGATCGCGCGTGCAACGGCATGGAGCGCTGCGTCGACGGCGAGTGCGCGCTCGGCACGGCAGTCGACTGCGACGACGCCGATGCGTGCACCGACGACGTGTGCGACGAGGCGATGCGCGGCGAGTGCGTGCACCGCACGCGCGACGCCGATGGCGATCGCGCCGGCGACGCGACCTGCGCGATGATCGGTGAGGTCCCCGCCGACGACTGCGACGACACCAACCCCGAGGTGTTCCCCGGCGCGCCCGAGATCTGCAACGGCATCGACGACGACTGCGAGGGCGGCTGCGACGAGTCGTTCACCTGCTGCCGCGGCGAGACCGGGAGCTGCGACACGACCTGCGGGACGACGGGCACGCGGGTGTGCACCGCGACGTGCGGATGGTCGGTGTGCTCGCCGCCCGCCGAGACGTGCAACGCGGTGGACGACGACTGCAACGGCGGGGTCGACGACGTGTTCGCGTGCGTGCGCGGCGCGTCGCAGCCGTGCACCACCGCGTGCGGCTCGACCGGCGAGCGCACCTGCGGCGACGACTGCACGTGGAGCGCGTGCGTCGCGCCCGACGACGTGTGCAACGGGCGCGACGACGACTGCGACGCGAGCACGGACGAGAGCTTCGAGTGCGTGTCGGGCACGACGACGGCGTGCACCACGACCTGCGGCACCGCCGGCTCGCGCGCCTGCGACGCGAGCTGCGCGCTCGGCGCGTGCACTCCGCCGGCCGAGGGCTGCAACGGCATCGACGACGACTGCGACGGCGACACCGACGAGACCGTCGAGTGCAGCGTGGGCGCGATGGAGGCGTGCACCACGAGCTGCGGATCCACGGGATCGCGCGCTTGCAGCGCGAGCTGCACCTGGAGCGCCTGCACTCCGCCCACCGAGACCTGCAACGGCAACGACGACGACTGCGACGGGCGGATCGACGAGACGTTCACCTGCGTGCCCGGCGCGACCGGCACCTGCTCGACGGGATGCAGCACGACGGGCACGCGCGTGTGCAGCGCGTCGTGCACCTGGGGCGCGTGCACGCCGCCGGTCGAGGCGTGCAACGGCGCCGACGACAACTGCGACACCCGCTGCGACGAGACCTTCGCGTGCTGCGCGGGCAGCGCCGGGACGTGCACCACGTCGTGCGGCACCACGGGCTCCCGCACCTGCAGCGCGGCGTGTGGTTGGAGCACGTGCTCGCCGCCCGCCGAGGCGTGCAACGGCGTCGACGACGACTGCAACGGCGCGTGCGACGACGGCTTCACCTGCTGCGCGGGGCGCACCGGCGCGTGCACGACGTCGTGTGGATCGACCGGCTCGCGCACCTGCGCCGGCGACTGCTCGTGGGGCTCGTGCGCCGCGCCGCCCGAAGCGTGCGGAGGCGGCGACGACGACTGCGACACCCGCGTCGACGAAGGCTTCGCGTGCTCGCCCGGCGCGACCGGCCCGTGCACCACGTCGTGCGGCACCGCGGGCACGCGCTCGTGCGGCGCCGACTGCGCGTGGGGCACGTGCACGCCGCCCGCCGAGGCGTGCAACGGCGTGGACGACAACTGCAACGGGCTCACCGACGAGGGCTGCGGCGCCTGCGTCGGGTGCACCGGCGCGATCGCGGTGTCGGGCGCGGGCGGTCGCTACGACGTGATGCTCTCGTCGAGCAGCCACTCGGGCACCTGCGGCGGCACCGGCGCCGAGGGCGTGCTCACGTTCACGCTCTCGAGCGCGAGCGACGTGTTCATCACGACGCACGGCTCGGCGGTCGACACCGTGCTCTACGTCCGCAACTGCTACTGCAACGGCGCCGAGCGCGCGTGCAACGACGACGCGGACGGCCGCACCTCGTCGGCGCTGCGCCTGACGAACCTGCCCGCGGGCACGTACCAGGTGTTCGTCGACACGCGGAGCGCCGCGAGCGGGACCATCCCGGTCGACGTCTACATCACGCCGCCGGGCACCCAGAGCGATCGCTGTGGCAACCCCAGCGCGATCCTCCCGGGCGCGACCACGCTCTCGGGCGACACCTGCGCGTTCACCGCCGACTACGTCAACGCGAGCGTGACCGACTGCGACTACACCGGGACCGGCGCGTCGCGCGAGCGCGTCTACTACTTCGTCGTGCCCGGCACGACGAGCCGCACGGTCTCGTTCAGCGGGTGCACCGGAGGCACCAGCTTCGACTCGACGCTCTACGTGCGCTCGGTGTGCAGCGATGCGTCGGTGACCGCGCAGCGCATGTGCAACGACGACGGCTGCAGCGGGAGCGGGTGCAGCGGCGGGCTGCGATCGTCGATCTCGGCGACCCTCGCGCCCGGCCTCTACTACTTGTTCGTCGACGGCTACCAGAGCGGCAGCTCGGACTGCCCGTGCGGCGCCTACTCGCTCTCGATCAGCGGCTTGTGA
- a CDS encoding N-acetyltransferase family protein: protein MADAVRVRAATPDDAGTILRFVRALAAYEREPDAVEATEEVLRAQLASARPPFECFVAEMDGAPVGFALFFATYSTWRATTGIHLEDLWVEPHARRHGVALALMRAIARTLIERGGARLEWRVLDWNELALGFYQRLGASALGEWETMRLDGEGLARLARG from the coding sequence ATGGCGGACGCGGTGCGAGTGAGGGCGGCGACGCCCGACGATGCGGGAACGATCCTGCGCTTCGTGCGCGCGCTCGCCGCGTACGAGCGCGAGCCCGACGCGGTGGAGGCGACCGAGGAGGTGCTGCGCGCGCAGCTCGCGTCGGCGCGCCCGCCCTTCGAGTGCTTCGTGGCGGAGATGGACGGAGCGCCGGTGGGCTTCGCGCTCTTCTTCGCGACGTACTCGACGTGGCGCGCGACCACCGGGATCCACCTCGAGGATCTCTGGGTCGAGCCCCACGCGCGGCGGCACGGGGTCGCGCTGGCGCTGATGCGCGCGATCGCGCGCACGCTGATCGAGCGCGGCGGGGCGCGGCTCGAGTGGCGGGTGCTCGACTGGAACGAGCTCGCGCTCGGGTTCTACCAGCGGCTCGGGGCCAGCGCGCTCGGCGAGTGGGAGACGATGCGGCTCGATGGCGAGGGGCTCGCGCGGCTCGCGCGCGGCTGA
- a CDS encoding DMT family transporter encodes MQAFGDAMALGCALAWALAVLAFRRVQGVGPAALNLFKNTLASAMLFATMLATGLRFDLGREWSDWGALALSGVLGLAVADTLFLAGLRRVDASIAAVADCAYAPTVLALSVVALGEPITTGLWIGAPLVVLGLAVVGWEPRGEAKPVDRRGLVLCVAGVMTTAVAVVLAKRALDRSELIEATAVRLVAGSIALFAWETIAGRRREVLALFRERESWKWAVPGAVLGSYVAMILWLGGMKYGAASRAALLNQSGAVFVLVLSRIGGEVVPARRWIGAGIAIVGVAAVLAW; translated from the coding sequence ATGCAGGCGTTCGGTGATGCGATGGCGCTCGGGTGCGCGCTCGCGTGGGCGCTCGCGGTGCTCGCATTCCGTCGGGTGCAGGGCGTCGGCCCTGCGGCGCTCAACCTGTTCAAGAACACGCTCGCGAGCGCGATGCTCTTCGCGACGATGCTCGCGACCGGGCTGCGCTTCGATCTGGGGCGCGAGTGGAGCGATTGGGGCGCGCTCGCGCTGAGCGGCGTGCTGGGGCTCGCGGTGGCGGACACGCTCTTCCTCGCGGGGCTGCGCCGAGTGGACGCGTCGATCGCGGCGGTCGCGGACTGCGCGTATGCGCCGACGGTGCTCGCGCTCTCGGTGGTCGCGCTCGGCGAGCCGATCACGACGGGCTTGTGGATCGGCGCGCCGCTCGTGGTGCTCGGGCTCGCGGTGGTGGGATGGGAGCCGCGGGGCGAGGCGAAGCCGGTCGATCGGCGCGGGCTGGTGCTCTGCGTCGCGGGGGTGATGACGACGGCGGTCGCGGTCGTGCTCGCGAAGCGGGCGCTCGATCGCAGCGAGCTGATCGAGGCGACCGCGGTGCGTCTGGTCGCGGGATCGATCGCGCTCTTCGCGTGGGAGACGATCGCGGGACGGCGGCGCGAGGTGCTCGCGCTCTTCCGCGAGCGCGAGTCGTGGAAGTGGGCGGTGCCGGGCGCGGTGCTCGGCTCGTACGTCGCGATGATCCTGTGGCTCGGCGGGATGAAGTACGGCGCCGCGTCGCGCGCCGCGCTGCTCAACCAGAGCGGCGCGGTGTTCGTGCTGGTGCTCTCGCGCATCGGCGGCGAGGTGGTGCCGGCGCGGCGGTGGATCGGCGCGGGGATCGCGATCGTGGGCGTGGCCGCGGTGCTGGCGTGGTGA